A genomic segment from uncultured Erythrobacter sp. encodes:
- a CDS encoding NADH-quinone oxidoreductase subunit M, which translates to MEGLPILSLMMLAPLAGAAACLFSGAAAARWIALGATLVTFVLGVVLWSNYQIGGPQWQFTERAELFAGFSWALGIDGIALMLIMLSVFLMPVCILASWESVQKRVGEYMAAFLFMEVLMIGTFAAQDLFLFYVFFEAGLIPMYMIIGVWGGDNRIYASYKFFLYTLFGSVLMLIAMFWMVAEAGTSDIPTLMQYSFPPEAQTWLWLAFFASFAVKVPMWPLHTWLPDAHVQAPTAGSVILAGVLLKLGGYGFIRFSLPMFPEASAQFAWLVFALSMIAVVYTSLVALVQTDMKKLIAYSSVAHMAIVTVGLFAFNVQGLEGAMIVMLSHGLVSGALFLCVGVIYDRLHTREIARYGGLAINMPYYALFFLLFTMASIGLPGTSGFVGEFLSLAGIYQTSSLVALICTTGIILGAAYMLYLYRRVAFGGQVNEDAAAMRDISAREWVMMAPIAAAVMWMGVYPESFLAPMRADIAVLDARLAAAAPAGDAKLAPGAPRAAAANAMPHHEGSETSSAKEGAH; encoded by the coding sequence ATGGAAGGCCTTCCCATCCTGTCGCTGATGATGCTCGCGCCGCTCGCGGGTGCTGCGGCGTGCCTGTTCTCCGGCGCGGCCGCGGCCCGCTGGATCGCGCTCGGGGCGACGCTTGTCACTTTCGTGCTCGGCGTCGTGCTGTGGTCGAATTACCAGATCGGCGGGCCGCAGTGGCAGTTCACCGAGCGGGCTGAGCTTTTCGCCGGCTTCTCGTGGGCCTTGGGGATCGATGGTATCGCCCTGATGCTTATCATGCTCAGCGTCTTCCTGATGCCGGTCTGCATTCTGGCCAGCTGGGAATCGGTGCAGAAGCGCGTCGGCGAATACATGGCCGCCTTCCTGTTCATGGAAGTGCTGATGATCGGCACCTTCGCGGCGCAAGACCTGTTCCTGTTCTACGTCTTCTTCGAGGCGGGCCTCATCCCGATGTATATGATCATCGGGGTGTGGGGCGGGGACAACCGCATTTACGCCAGCTACAAATTCTTCCTCTACACCCTGTTCGGATCGGTGCTGATGCTGATCGCGATGTTCTGGATGGTGGCTGAGGCGGGCACGTCCGACATCCCGACGCTTATGCAATACAGCTTCCCGCCCGAAGCGCAGACGTGGCTATGGCTGGCCTTCTTCGCCAGCTTCGCGGTGAAGGTGCCGATGTGGCCGCTCCACACGTGGTTGCCGGATGCGCACGTGCAGGCGCCGACCGCCGGTTCGGTGATCCTTGCAGGCGTTTTGCTGAAGCTGGGCGGCTATGGCTTCATTCGCTTCAGCCTGCCGATGTTCCCTGAGGCGTCCGCGCAGTTTGCGTGGCTGGTGTTTGCTCTGTCGATGATCGCGGTGGTCTACACCTCGCTGGTCGCGCTGGTGCAGACCGACATGAAGAAGCTGATCGCCTATTCCTCGGTCGCGCACATGGCGATTGTCACGGTCGGCCTGTTCGCTTTCAATGTGCAGGGGCTGGAGGGTGCCATGATCGTCATGCTCAGCCACGGTCTCGTTTCGGGCGCGCTGTTCCTGTGCGTCGGCGTGATCTACGACCGGCTCCACACCCGTGAGATCGCGCGTTATGGCGGGCTCGCCATCAATATGCCCTATTACGCGCTGTTCTTCCTGCTGTTCACAATGGCGTCGATCGGCCTGCCGGGCACCAGCGGTTTCGTCGGTGAGTTCCTGTCGCTCGCGGGCATCTACCAGACCTCGAGCCTCGTGGCGCTGATCTGCACCACCGGCATCATTCTGGGCGCGGCCTATATGCTCTACCTCTACCGCCGCGTAGCGTTTGGCGGACAGGTGAACGAGGACGCTGCGGCCATGCGCGACATTTCCGCGCGCGAGTGGGTGATGATGGCCCCGATTGCGGCGGCGGTGATGTGGATGGGTGTCTATCCCGAAAGCTTCCTTGCGCCGATGCGCGCCGACATTGCTGTGCTGGATGCGCGACTTGCGGCGGCCGCTCCGGCGGGTGATGCGAAGCTGGCTCCCGGCGCCCCGCGCGCTGCGGCTGCCAATGCGATGCCACATCATGAGGGCTCCGAGACTTCGAGCGCCAAGGAGGGCGCGCACTGA
- the nuoN gene encoding NADH-quinone oxidoreductase subunit NuoN, translated as MEFAASFALVMPELVLIAAGLVLLLVAAWGGDTAARPIAIAAAAALFASGFLVVPGLHFGVDGPATLAFGGLIKVDSFALFAKALIYLAAIGALMIAPPFFDGPSAGSERGMRAEYPVLILFAAVGMSIMVSANDFMSLYLGLELNSLSAYVLAAILRRDPRSGEAGLKYFVLGALASGILLYGMSLLYGFTGGTSFTAVRAGLTGEMGMGALFGVIFVLSGLAFKISAVPFHMWTPDVYEGAPTPVTAFFATAPKVAAVALTARVVFEVFGGQVAAWQQIVMFMALASIIFGALGAIGQENLKRLLAYSSINNIGFILLGLAVANVDGASAMLVYLFIYVAMSLGSFVALLMLRGEDGALFETFADIRGLSVTQPAIAWALLLFMFSLAGIPPLLGFYSKFVVFQATIEAGLVAFGAIAIAASVIGAFYYIKFVKVMFFDEPAGVVTGKSGAAHWVLLGLTALIVSPLGYLLTPSLTDLADKAAASLFLTV; from the coding sequence ATGGAATTCGCTGCTTCTTTCGCGCTTGTGATGCCCGAGCTGGTGCTGATTGCAGCTGGCCTCGTGCTGCTGCTGGTCGCAGCATGGGGCGGGGACACGGCCGCGCGCCCAATCGCCATCGCTGCCGCCGCCGCGCTGTTCGCCTCTGGGTTCCTGGTGGTGCCGGGCCTTCATTTCGGCGTTGACGGCCCCGCCACGCTGGCGTTCGGCGGATTGATCAAAGTCGATAGCTTCGCGCTGTTTGCCAAGGCGCTGATCTATCTCGCCGCAATCGGCGCGCTGATGATCGCGCCGCCGTTCTTCGATGGCCCCTCGGCGGGCAGTGAGCGCGGGATGCGCGCGGAATACCCGGTGCTGATCCTGTTCGCAGCGGTTGGCATGAGCATCATGGTCTCGGCCAATGATTTCATGAGCCTGTACCTCGGGCTCGAGCTGAACAGCCTCTCGGCCTATGTGCTTGCCGCGATCCTGCGGCGTGATCCGCGCTCGGGCGAAGCGGGGCTCAAGTATTTCGTGCTGGGCGCGCTGGCATCGGGCATCCTGCTTTACGGGATGAGCCTGCTCTACGGCTTCACCGGCGGCACATCCTTCACCGCTGTGCGCGCAGGCCTGACAGGCGAGATGGGCATGGGCGCGCTGTTCGGGGTGATCTTTGTGCTCTCGGGCCTTGCCTTCAAGATCAGCGCCGTGCCGTTCCACATGTGGACGCCTGACGTCTATGAAGGCGCACCGACGCCGGTCACTGCCTTCTTCGCCACCGCGCCCAAGGTCGCCGCCGTCGCGCTCACCGCGCGGGTGGTGTTCGAAGTGTTCGGCGGGCAAGTCGCCGCGTGGCAGCAGATCGTGATGTTCATGGCCTTGGCCTCGATCATCTTCGGGGCCTTGGGAGCGATCGGGCAGGAGAACTTGAAGCGCCTGCTCGCCTATTCCTCGATCAACAATATCGGCTTTATCCTGCTCGGCCTCGCGGTTGCGAACGTCGACGGGGCGAGCGCGATGCTGGTGTACCTGTTCATCTATGTCGCGATGAGCCTTGGCAGCTTTGTCGCGCTGCTGATGCTGCGCGGCGAGGATGGCGCCTTGTTCGAAACCTTCGCTGATATCCGCGGGCTTTCCGTGACCCAGCCCGCGATTGCGTGGGCGCTGCTGCTCTTCATGTTCAGCCTCGCCGGCATCCCGCCGCTGCTCGGCTTCTACAGCAAGTTTGTGGTGTTCCAGGCGACCATCGAGGCCGGGCTGGTGGCATTCGGCGCGATCGCCATCGCCGCAAGCGTGATCGGTGCGTTCTATTACATCAAGTTCGTCAAGGTGATGTTCTTCGATGAGCCTGCGGGCGTGGTCACCGGCAAGAGCGGCGCGGCCCATTGGGTGCTGCTGGGGCTGACGGCCCTGATCGTCTCGCCGCTGGGTTATCTGCTCACCCCGTCGCTGACCGATCTGGCGGACAAGGCTGCGGCCTCGCTGTTCCTTACGGTTTGA
- a CDS encoding biotin--[acetyl-CoA-carboxylase] ligase, with product MIAFAEQTGSTNADLAAALRTGEGWAEGRWLVARRQTAGRGRQGREWFDGAGNFMGSTVVTLGEGGPPPASLSFVAALAVRDAAAAALPDDTALALKWPNDVLLGGGKLSGILLEMVRGHIVVGIGVNLARAPDLPDRKTAALADAIPPPPLEDFAASLAAAFDRRLESWRTYGLGATLQAFLNRSIHAQGSPVTVHDTDGSVLSGSFAGLEESDGALRLRLADGSERVIRAGDIS from the coding sequence TTGATCGCCTTCGCCGAACAGACCGGCTCAACCAACGCCGACCTCGCCGCCGCCTTGCGCACAGGTGAGGGCTGGGCCGAGGGGCGCTGGCTCGTCGCCCGCCGCCAGACGGCGGGACGCGGGCGGCAAGGGCGTGAATGGTTTGACGGCGCGGGCAATTTCATGGGCTCGACTGTGGTGACGCTGGGGGAGGGCGGTCCGCCGCCCGCCAGCCTCAGCTTCGTTGCGGCGCTGGCCGTCCGCGATGCCGCGGCAGCCGCATTGCCCGACGATACCGCGCTGGCTCTCAAATGGCCCAATGACGTGCTGCTGGGTGGCGGCAAGCTGTCCGGCATCCTCTTGGAGATGGTGCGCGGGCACATTGTCGTCGGGATCGGGGTGAACCTCGCCCGCGCGCCTGACCTGCCTGACCGCAAGACGGCCGCGCTCGCCGATGCGATCCCGCCGCCGCCGCTGGAAGATTTTGCTGCCAGCCTCGCCGCAGCCTTTGATCGGAGGCTGGAAAGCTGGCGCACTTACGGCCTCGGCGCCACGCTCCAGGCCTTCCTTAACCGCTCCATCCATGCGCAGGGTTCTCCCGTAACTGTCCACGATACCGATGGCTCAGTGCTGTCGGGCTCCTTTGCTGGCCTTGAGGAAAGCGACGGCGCTTTGCGGCTACGCTTGGCGGATGGCAGCGAACGTGTCATTCGCGCAGGCGACATTTCGTAA
- a CDS encoding type III pantothenate kinase, producing the protein MLLAADVGNTNVVFALFTYGEGGTHHIRARWRIATDPRRTGDEYAVWLLQLLKIEGFERSDIKQIIVASVVPRADHNLTVLCEKYFGITPLFAGQGTARWRFEIDVDQPSSLGADRALNILAAHQKYGGDLIIVDFGTATKFEAVDFTGAYKGGSIAPGINLSLDALVGKTAKLPRIAIRAPSTRSVIGRNTEDQMLIGVFWGYVAMMEGMVAKMKAEIGRPAKVVATGGLAILFDDATEIFDHVDADLTLDGLAILARQAEAA; encoded by the coding sequence ATGCTGCTCGCCGCCGATGTCGGGAACACCAATGTCGTCTTCGCCCTGTTCACCTATGGGGAGGGCGGGACGCACCATATTCGTGCGCGCTGGCGCATCGCCACCGATCCGCGCCGGACGGGCGATGAATATGCGGTGTGGCTGCTCCAGCTACTCAAGATCGAAGGGTTTGAACGCTCGGACATTAAGCAGATTATCGTCGCATCGGTCGTGCCACGCGCCGATCACAACCTCACTGTATTGTGCGAAAAGTATTTCGGCATCACGCCGCTGTTCGCCGGACAGGGAACGGCGCGCTGGCGCTTTGAGATCGATGTCGATCAACCCTCGTCGCTCGGCGCTGACCGTGCGCTCAATATCCTTGCCGCCCACCAGAAGTATGGCGGCGACCTCATCATCGTCGATTTCGGCACGGCCACCAAGTTCGAAGCGGTCGACTTCACCGGCGCCTACAAGGGCGGATCGATCGCGCCGGGGATCAACCTGTCGCTGGACGCGCTGGTCGGCAAAACCGCCAAGCTGCCGCGCATCGCGATCCGTGCGCCGTCCACCCGCAGCGTCATAGGCCGCAACACCGAAGACCAGATGCTGATCGGCGTGTTCTGGGGCTATGTCGCGATGATGGAGGGCATGGTCGCCAAGATGAAGGCCGAAATCGGCCGCCCCGCAAAGGTTGTAGCCACCGGCGGGCTCGCCATATTGTTCGACGACGCCACCGAAATCTTCGACCACGTTGATGCCGACCTCACACTGGACGGCCTCGCCATACTTGCCAGGCAGGCAGAAGCCGCCTGA
- a CDS encoding ribonuclease J, translating into MKKDFTPEDELLFLALGGSGEIGMNVNLYGCQGKWIMVDLGMTFSGNEYPGVELVFADLDFIEERRKDLIGIVLTHAHEDHIGAVPYFAGELGVPLYATPFTADLVARKLEEAGLLGKVEIIIIEEDHGEIELGPFTITYLPLAHSIAEGNALLIDTPHGRIFHTGDWKLDDDPIIGEPTTEEELREIGDEGVLALVCDSTNVFNPNASGSEGAVHSALMEEVARHKGKRVVVTTFASNVARLQTLGEVAIETGRQLCVAGRSLDRIIEVAQDNGYLADFPKPISFDTAMGLPRGEVLIIATGGQGEPRAALGRMADMNHPIELVAGDVVLFSSRQIPGNEIPIGKIQNQLAARGIQMVTDRQALIHVSGHPGRPELEALYSWLKPEILVPVHGEIRHMAEQGRVGKAAGIPHQVVQKNGDLVRLAPGKPGKLAEVRAGRLVLDGDIITAADGEAVTMRRRISGDGVLIVVLARGAKPVIEAIGLPLDEDLPDFLEEAAGDVLTAINRLKGKDARDVAVIREAARLAARRAAQRWSGKKPQVRVVMPGAAA; encoded by the coding sequence TTGAAGAAAGATTTTACCCCCGAAGACGAACTCCTGTTTCTCGCCCTTGGCGGTTCCGGGGAGATTGGCATGAACGTCAATCTCTACGGCTGCCAGGGCAAGTGGATCATGGTCGATCTCGGCATGACCTTTTCGGGCAATGAATATCCCGGCGTCGAGCTGGTTTTCGCTGATCTCGATTTCATCGAGGAACGCCGCAAGGACCTGATCGGGATCGTCCTGACCCACGCGCACGAGGATCACATCGGCGCTGTGCCCTATTTCGCAGGCGAGCTGGGCGTGCCGCTTTATGCCACGCCGTTCACTGCCGATCTGGTGGCACGCAAGCTGGAAGAGGCCGGGCTGCTCGGCAAGGTCGAGATCATCATCATCGAAGAAGATCACGGTGAGATCGAGCTTGGCCCGTTCACCATCACCTACCTGCCGCTGGCGCACTCGATTGCCGAGGGCAACGCGCTGCTGATCGACACGCCGCACGGCCGCATTTTCCACACCGGCGATTGGAAGCTCGATGACGATCCGATCATCGGCGAACCCACCACCGAGGAAGAATTGCGCGAAATCGGCGACGAAGGTGTACTCGCGCTGGTATGCGATTCGACCAATGTGTTCAATCCCAATGCCTCGGGCTCGGAAGGCGCGGTCCATAGTGCGCTGATGGAGGAAGTCGCCCGCCACAAGGGCAAGCGCGTCGTCGTCACCACTTTCGCGAGCAATGTCGCCCGCCTGCAAACCCTCGGCGAAGTCGCGATTGAGACGGGGCGGCAGTTGTGTGTTGCTGGCCGTTCGCTCGACCGCATCATCGAAGTGGCGCAGGACAATGGCTATCTCGCGGACTTCCCCAAGCCGATCAGCTTCGACACCGCGATGGGCCTGCCGCGCGGTGAGGTGCTGATCATCGCCACCGGCGGACAGGGTGAGCCCCGCGCCGCCTTGGGCCGCATGGCGGATATGAACCACCCAATTGAGCTGGTCGCAGGCGATGTGGTGCTGTTCTCTTCGCGCCAGATCCCCGGCAACGAAATCCCGATTGGCAAAATCCAGAACCAGCTCGCCGCGCGCGGAATCCAGATGGTCACTGACCGTCAGGCGCTGATCCACGTCTCGGGCCACCCCGGGCGGCCGGAGCTTGAAGCGCTCTACAGCTGGCTGAAGCCTGAAATTCTTGTGCCGGTGCATGGCGAAATCCGCCACATGGCCGAGCAGGGCCGGGTCGGTAAGGCTGCGGGCATCCCGCATCAGGTGGTGCAGAAGAACGGCGATCTGGTCCGTCTTGCCCCAGGCAAGCCGGGCAAACTCGCCGAAGTGCGCGCCGGGCGTCTGGTCTTGGATGGCGATATCATCACAGCGGCTGACGGTGAGGCCGTAACGATGCGCCGCCGCATTTCGGGTGATGGTGTGCTGATCGTGGTGCTGGCGCGCGGCGCTAAGCCCGTGATCGAGGCGATCGGCTTGCCGCTCGATGAGGATTTGCCCGACTTCCTCGAGGAAGCAGCGGGGGATGTGCTGACCGCGATCAATCGACTGAAGGGCAAGGACGCGCGCGATGTAGCCGTGATCCGAGAGGCCGCCCGCCTTGCGGCTCGCCGTGCAGCGCAGCGCTGGTCGGGCAAGAAGCCGCAGGTGCGGGTGGTGATGCCGGGGGCGGCGGCCTGA
- a CDS encoding DUF1467 family protein, giving the protein MQITSIAAIYFLFFVMSGFMMLPFGVKTADEAGIEKVPGQADSAPVNFQPGKVAARASVVAAVATALFVANYHYSWITAADIDFLPKPPSAAA; this is encoded by the coding sequence ATGCAGATCACCTCGATTGCGGCGATCTACTTTCTGTTCTTCGTGATGAGCGGCTTCATGATGCTGCCGTTTGGCGTGAAGACGGCGGACGAGGCGGGGATCGAGAAGGTGCCGGGGCAAGCAGATAGCGCTCCAGTCAACTTCCAGCCGGGCAAGGTCGCCGCGCGTGCTTCGGTGGTGGCGGCGGTGGCGACGGCGCTGTTCGTCGCTAACTACCACTATAGCTGGATTACCGCTGCCGATATCGACTTTCTGCCCAAGCCGCCGTCCGCTGCCGCTTAA
- a CDS encoding ATPase, producing the protein MRALGRKSGDDGADDTAFTEADAQDGASEGLLDLSENWAEDDEVVPSPMRSGWLAPSLAVLVIAGWSGFFVWAHLADIRGGAVPAQWAAWLVDWAVPVALVGIVWLLAMRSSHAESRRFAATAAMMNREGAALEARLKVVNRELSLAREFLAAEARDLEALGRIAAERLSTHAGELQALITTNGAQVDAIGTTSETALGNMNRLRDDLPVIANAARDVANQIGGAGRVAEDQLARLSGGFDRLGFAGAESEAQVTRLTSQVGDTLGQYEAQLTRIEAIVTQRFAALQTEAEAYRTRIASLEEEALAAHGERAQAVASQSEALANQLREAGETARTSYAAAIAALHETLVEKLNLVDQLDRKTGIVANERIAKLRDEAVQFDEQLATRNRQFDELIEQRQAAFETHEAQASEVLAQRLAALDDALAQRREAQVAEIEKLVVQGEAMTERVAELGRVLAEIDQTSTAARESLGAGLGTLAQQLGEKRAVIAATEAQLLQLTDSSVRLLEILQSGARTCHEDLSTAISGANTALEGVEARADKVEALMLRSTEAGSDLSDYLLRTRAEIDAAEIAIAGFKSHLAEETEDALARLQGLRGGFARLAEESGTLAVETQDSLRASLSALETAITRAFATLDEGAREKMLALANNLGGEAVEVLERALRNEAAATLGKLEQSAAHASGVGREAAIQLRDQLVKVNELTGNLEQRVMHARELAEEQVNNDFARRMALITDSLNSAAIDITGALADEVADTAWEAYLKGDRGIFTRRAVRLIDNGTAKDIAALYSADEVFKANVSRYIHDFEAMLRQTLSTRDGHVLSVTMLGSDMGKLYVALAQAIQRFRT; encoded by the coding sequence ATGCGCGCGTTGGGGCGCAAGAGCGGCGATGACGGCGCAGACGACACGGCCTTTACGGAGGCCGATGCGCAGGATGGGGCGTCCGAAGGGCTGCTCGATCTGTCCGAAAACTGGGCCGAGGATGATGAAGTCGTGCCCTCCCCCATGCGATCGGGCTGGCTCGCGCCAAGCCTTGCGGTTCTGGTGATTGCCGGATGGAGCGGGTTTTTCGTCTGGGCTCACCTTGCTGACATTCGCGGAGGGGCCGTGCCCGCGCAGTGGGCTGCATGGCTGGTCGACTGGGCCGTGCCGGTAGCTTTGGTGGGTATCGTGTGGCTGTTGGCGATGCGGTCCTCACATGCTGAGAGCCGGCGGTTTGCCGCCACTGCCGCCATGATGAACCGCGAAGGCGCCGCTCTCGAAGCGCGGCTTAAGGTGGTGAACCGCGAATTGAGCCTGGCGCGCGAGTTTCTGGCGGCCGAAGCCCGCGATCTCGAAGCGCTTGGGCGGATCGCGGCGGAGCGCTTGTCCACCCATGCCGGCGAATTGCAGGCACTGATCACCACCAACGGCGCGCAGGTCGATGCAATCGGCACCACCAGCGAAACCGCGCTAGGCAATATGAACCGACTGCGCGACGATCTGCCGGTGATCGCCAATGCCGCTCGCGATGTCGCCAACCAGATTGGCGGCGCGGGCCGGGTGGCAGAAGATCAGCTGGCGCGGCTTTCGGGCGGGTTTGACCGGCTAGGGTTCGCCGGGGCCGAGAGTGAGGCGCAGGTCACGCGCCTGACCTCGCAAGTGGGCGATACGCTCGGCCAGTATGAGGCGCAGCTGACCCGGATCGAAGCAATCGTCACGCAGCGCTTTGCCGCATTGCAGACGGAGGCCGAGGCCTATCGCACCCGCATCGCCTCGCTCGAAGAAGAAGCGCTGGCAGCGCATGGCGAGCGGGCGCAAGCCGTCGCGAGCCAAAGCGAAGCGCTCGCCAATCAGCTGCGCGAAGCGGGAGAGACCGCGCGCACGAGCTATGCCGCCGCGATTGCCGCGCTGCACGAAACGCTGGTCGAGAAGCTCAATCTGGTCGACCAGCTCGACCGCAAGACCGGCATCGTTGCAAACGAACGGATCGCCAAGCTCCGTGATGAAGCGGTTCAGTTCGACGAGCAGCTGGCGACACGCAACCGCCAGTTCGACGAGCTGATCGAACAGCGGCAGGCGGCCTTTGAAACGCATGAAGCGCAGGCGAGCGAAGTGTTGGCCCAGCGACTGGCGGCGCTCGATGATGCGCTCGCCCAGCGGCGCGAGGCGCAGGTTGCCGAAATCGAAAAGCTGGTCGTGCAAGGCGAAGCAATGACCGAGCGGGTCGCGGAACTTGGCCGGGTGTTGGCAGAAATCGACCAGACAAGCACGGCTGCGCGCGAAAGCCTTGGCGCGGGCCTTGGCACGTTGGCTCAACAGCTTGGCGAGAAGCGCGCTGTGATCGCCGCGACCGAAGCGCAATTGCTGCAACTGACCGACAGCAGCGTGCGTTTACTGGAGATTTTGCAGTCCGGCGCGCGCACGTGCCACGAAGACCTCAGCACCGCGATCAGCGGGGCCAATACCGCTCTGGAAGGGGTCGAAGCCCGGGCCGACAAGGTCGAGGCGCTGATGCTGCGCAGCACCGAAGCAGGCAGCGACCTGTCGGACTATCTCCTTCGCACCCGCGCGGAGATCGACGCGGCTGAAATTGCGATTGCCGGGTTCAAGTCGCATCTGGCCGAAGAAACCGAGGATGCCCTCGCCCGGCTCCAAGGCCTGCGCGGCGGGTTTGCACGGCTGGCGGAGGAAAGCGGCACGCTGGCGGTCGAAACGCAGGACAGCCTTCGCGCATCGCTTTCAGCGTTGGAAACTGCGATCACCCGGGCCTTCGCAACCCTAGATGAAGGCGCGCGCGAAAAGATGCTGGCGCTGGCGAACAACCTCGGCGGCGAAGCGGTCGAGGTGCTCGAACGCGCACTCCGCAACGAGGCGGCTGCGACGCTCGGCAAGCTGGAGCAGTCAGCCGCTCACGCCTCAGGCGTCGGGCGCGAGGCGGCGATCCAGCTGCGTGATCAGTTGGTGAAGGTGAACGAACTCACCGGCAATCTCGAACAGCGAGTGATGCACGCGCGCGAACTCGCCGAAGAGCAGGTCAACAACGACTTCGCCCGGCGCATGGCGCTGATCACCGACAGCCTCAATTCAGCCGCGATCGACATTACCGGAGCCTTGGCCGATGAGGTGGCCGACACGGCGTGGGAAGCCTATCTCAAGGGTGACCGCGGGATCTTCACCCGCCGCGCGGTGCGGCTGATCGACAATGGCACCGCCAAGGATATAGCCGCGCTCTACAGCGCGGATGAAGTGTTCAAGGCCAATGTCAGCCGCTACATCCACGACTTCGAAGCCATGCTGCGCCAGACGCTCTCGACCCGCGATGGTCACGTCTTGAGCGTGACGATGCTGGGTTCAGACATGGGCAAGCTCTACGTGGCGTTGGCTCAGGCGATCCAGCGGTTCCGAACTTAA
- a CDS encoding Hpt domain-containing protein, which yields MAFNHGALDATLAAAAGDDAALLRELRAAFLESAAKQLDLLKRARCDGNWHVAAMRLKGLAASFHAEDLLQAAEIALHAAPGEPMAVREIEAVLARFNRAQNRNIRL from the coding sequence ATGGCTTTCAATCACGGTGCTCTTGATGCGACTTTAGCGGCAGCGGCCGGCGACGATGCCGCCTTGCTGCGTGAGCTGCGCGCTGCTTTCCTTGAAAGCGCTGCCAAGCAGCTCGATCTGCTCAAGCGCGCGCGCTGTGATGGCAATTGGCACGTCGCAGCAATGCGGCTGAAGGGGCTTGCGGCTAGCTTTCACGCTGAAGACTTGCTCCAGGCCGCTGAAATCGCGCTCCACGCCGCGCCCGGCGAGCCGATGGCGGTTCGCGAGATTGAAGCCGTCCTCGCACGCTTCAACCGCGCGCAGAACCGCAATATCCGTCTCTGA
- a CDS encoding HAMP domain-containing sensor histidine kinase, whose protein sequence is MDRTDGLLGAYGLTDARDRLLSADAPLAELQERCGGDLPGTLAIPELLALVQQARRMGLKIARAFSAFDGDAEISGFARIHPLAESDGGGCEVLVENWQRNPLTPPSAREFAEKIDAIDRATAEVSARLDARQRLQVLSARAPDTAALQVAALAAPGTVWSELVELIGIAHHQPLHWRLLDGATCRFAGSQRHWRVRLIPLGTDVQNPAGFELLLIAEEPLSAPTEPDPAEDGALETSPTRLVGTALTPVLRQPVARIIANAETIRARLAGPLRDEYSEYAGTIASAGQHLAAMLDDLADLEVVETPGFATAKEPVDLADAAVRAAGILGVRARNRDTVLVTEGMHGEAVATAEFRRVLQILINLIGNAIAYSPAASTVTITAHGASEGKVAVTVADEGPGVAPEQAERIFDKGERLGRDNDGGRDRGSGLGLYISRRLAEAMDGSLTVASAPGGGALFRLELPRG, encoded by the coding sequence ATGGACCGCACCGACGGCCTGCTGGGCGCCTATGGCCTCACCGATGCGCGTGACCGGCTGCTGAGCGCCGATGCGCCGCTCGCGGAATTGCAGGAGCGGTGCGGCGGCGATCTGCCCGGCACGCTGGCAATCCCCGAGCTTTTGGCGCTGGTGCAGCAGGCGCGGCGCATGGGCTTAAAGATCGCGCGGGCCTTCAGCGCCTTTGACGGGGATGCCGAAATTTCTGGCTTTGCCCGCATTCACCCGCTGGCCGAGAGTGATGGCGGCGGGTGCGAGGTGCTGGTCGAGAACTGGCAGCGCAACCCGCTCACGCCCCCAAGTGCCCGCGAATTCGCCGAGAAAATCGACGCGATTGACCGCGCCACCGCCGAAGTCAGCGCCCGGCTCGATGCCCGCCAGCGCTTGCAGGTGTTGAGCGCCCGCGCGCCCGATACCGCCGCGCTTCAGGTCGCCGCTCTTGCCGCGCCCGGCACAGTATGGAGCGAGCTGGTCGAATTGATCGGCATCGCCCACCACCAGCCCTTGCATTGGCGGCTACTCGACGGGGCGACCTGCCGCTTTGCCGGATCGCAGCGCCATTGGCGCGTGCGGCTGATCCCGCTGGGGACGGATGTGCAGAACCCGGCGGGCTTTGAATTGCTGCTGATCGCCGAGGAGCCGCTCTCCGCGCCGACCGAGCCTGATCCGGCTGAGGACGGCGCACTCGAAACATCGCCCACGCGGCTTGTCGGTACTGCGCTCACCCCGGTGCTGCGCCAGCCGGTCGCGCGGATCATCGCCAATGCCGAGACGATCCGCGCGCGGCTCGCCGGGCCGTTGCGGGATGAATACAGCGAATATGCCGGCACCATCGCCAGCGCGGGGCAGCACCTTGCCGCGATGCTGGACGATCTCGCCGACCTCGAAGTGGTCGAGACCCCCGGCTTTGCCACGGCGAAGGAGCCGGTCGATTTGGCAGATGCTGCCGTGCGCGCGGCGGGGATTCTCGGCGTGCGCGCTCGCAACCGTGACACCGTGCTGGTGACCGAGGGCATGCATGGCGAGGCGGTTGCCACGGCCGAGTTCCGGCGGGTGCTTCAGATACTCATCAACCTGATCGGCAATGCGATTGCCTATTCGCCCGCGGCGAGCACAGTCACGATCACGGCGCACGGAGCGAGCGAGGGCAAGGTGGCTGTGACCGTTGCCGACGAAGGCCCCGGCGTCGCCCCCGAACAGGCTGAGCGGATCTTTGACAAGGGCGAACGCCTTGGCCGCGATAATGATGGCGGGCGAGATAGGGGTTCAGGCCTCGGCCTCTATATCTCGCGCCGTCTGGCCGAGGCGATGGATGGCAGTCTGACGGTGGCGAGCGCACCGGGCGGAGGGGCGCTGTTCCGGCTCGAATTGCCGCGCGGCTGA